One window of Hoplias malabaricus isolate fHopMal1 chromosome 16, fHopMal1.hap1, whole genome shotgun sequence genomic DNA carries:
- the tmem41b gene encoding transmembrane protein 41B gives MAKKRSGIRETDGVAFSEEESTVKDAKTVKGAPQYSGGGSARMSLLILLSIFACSASVMYLVYRNFPELSEDEKSTIKIPKDMDDAKALGTVLSKYKDTYYTQVLLAYFATYIFLQTFAIPGSIFLSILSGYLYPFPLALFLVCLCSGLGASFCYMLSYLVGRPVVYKYLTERAQKWSQQVDKHREHLINYIIFLRITPFLPNWFINITSPVINVPLGVFFIGTFLGVAPPSFVAINAGTTLYKLTTAGEAVSWNSLAVLGILAVLSILPVCFQKKLQQKLE, from the exons ATGGCTAAGAAGAGAAGCGGGATCCGCGAAACAGACGGTGTTGCCTTTTCAGAGGAAGAGTCGACGGTTAAAGACGCTAAGACTGTCAAAG GAGCTCCGCAGTACTCTGGCGGAGGTTCTGCTCGCATGTCCCTCCTAATACTGCTCTCAATATTCGCCTGTTCTGCCTCAGTAATGTATCTGGTGTATAGAAATTTCCCAGAGCTAAGCGA agATGAGAAGAGCACAATAAAAATCCCTAAAGACATGGATGATGCTAAAGCATTGGGTACAGTTCTTTCCAAATATAAAGACACCTATTATACCCAAGTGCTCTTAGCTTATTTTGCTACATATATCTT CCTCCAGACATTTGCCATTCCAGGTTCAATTTTCCTCAGTATATTGTCTGGCTATCTCTATCCTTTTCCCTTAGCCTTGTTTTTGGTCTGTCTG tgcTCAGGCCTTGGAGCCTCTTTCTGCTATATGTTGTCCTATTTAGTTGGTAGACCTGTGGTCTACAAGTACCTCACAGAAAGAGCCCAGAAATGGTCTCAACAG GTCGATAAGCACAGAGAACACCTCATTAATTATATCATTTTTCTGAGAATTACTCCCTTTCTCCCAAACTGGTTTATCAACATTACCTCACCAGTCATCAATGTGCCTCTGGGAGTCTTCTTCATTGGCACATTCCTTG GGGTTGCTCCTCCATCATTTGTAGCAATTAACGCAGGTACAACGCTATACAAACTCACCACAGCAGGAGAGGCAGTATCCTGGAACTCTTTGGCTGTTTTGGGTATTCTGGCTGTTCTCTCCATCCTTCCAGTGTGCTTCCAGAAGAAACTACAGCAGAAACTGGAGTAA
- the ipo7 gene encoding importin-7, producing the protein MDPNSLIEALRGTMDPNLREAAERQLSEGHTQVNFASTLLQVTMSEQLDLPVRQAGVIYLKNMVTQFWSEGESTNNEAPASNIPEEDRLFIRDNIVEAIIHSPERIRVQLTTCIHHMIKHDYPNKWTAIVDKIGFYLQSDNSACWLGILLCLYQLVKNYEYKKPDERQPLIAAMQIFMPMLKDRFIQLLPDPSSDSVLVQKQIFKILYALFQYNLPLELINRQNLTEWMEILKTVVDRDVPPETLQVDEDERPELPWWKCKKWALHILARLFERYGSPGNTTKEYTEFAELFLKGYAVAAQQVLLKVLYQYKEMHYVAPRVLQQTLNYINQGIAHAVTWKNLKPHIQGIIQDVVFPLMCYTDSDEELWQEDPYEYIRMKFDVFEDFISPTTAAQTLLYTACNKRKEVLQKTMGFCYQILTEPTSDPRKKDGALHMIGSLAEILLKKKIYKDQMEFMLQNHVFPLFHSELGYMRARACWVLHYFCEVKFKSDQNLQTALQLTRLCLINDNEMPVKVEAAIALQVLISNQEKAKEYITPFIRPVMQALLTIVRETENDDLTNVIQKMICEYSEEVTPIAVEMTQHLAMTFNQVIQTGPDEEGGDDKAVTAMGILNTIDTLLSVVEDHKEITQQLEGICLQVIGTVLQQHVLEFYEEILSLAHSLTCQQVSPQMWQLLPLVFEVFQQDGFDYFTDMMPLLHNYVTVDTDTLLSDTKYLEIIYSMCKKVLAGDPGEDPECHAAKLLEVIILQCKGRGIDQVVPLFVTTALERLTREVKTSELRTMCLQVAIAALYYSPPLLLNTLENLRFPNNTEPITNHFISQWLKDIDCFLGLHDRKMCVLGLCALMDLEQRPQAINQVAGQLLPAAILLFNGLKRAYACRAEHENEDDDDDEDAEEEDENAELGSDEDDIDEEGQEYLEMLAKQAGEDGDDEDWEEDDAEETALEGYTTSVDDEENPVDEYQIFKAILQNLQTRDPSWYQALTQALDEEQGKQLQDIATLADQRRAAHESKMIEKHGGYKFTAPVVPSSFNFGGNAPGMN; encoded by the exons ATGGATCCGAACTCTCTAATCGAGGCCCTAAGGGGCACCATGGACCCGAACCTGCGTGAGGCCGCGGAGAGGCAGCTAAGCGAG GGCCATACCCAGGTAAACTTTGCATCCACGCTGCTGCAGGTGACCATGTCTGAACAGCTGGATTTGCCTGTGCGGCAAGCAG GAGTGATCTATTTGAAGAACATGGTCACGCAGTTTTGGAGTGAAGGCGAGAGCACAAACAATGAAGCGCCTGCCAGCAACATCCCTGAAGAGGACAGACTGTTCATTCGAGACAACATAGTGGAGGCCATCATCCACTCCCCAGAGCGCATCAG AGTACAGCTCACCACCTGCATTCACCACATGATTAAGCATGACTACCCCAACAAATGGACAGCCATCGTGGACAAGATTGGGTTCTACCTGCAGTCTGACAACAGTGCCTGCTGGCTGGGCATCCTGCTGTGCCTCTACCAGCTGGTGAAGAACTATGA GTACAAGAAACCCGATGAGCGCCAGCCACTGATTGCTGCAATGCAGATCTTCATGCCGATGCTAAAAGACAGATTCATCCAGCTACTACCAGACCCCTCCAGTGACTCAGTACTGGTGCAGAAACAAATCTTCAAAATCCTCTATGCTCTCTTCCAG TATAATCTCCCTCTGGAGCTTATTAACAGGCAGAACCTGACTGAGTGGATGGAGATTCTGAAGACAGTAGTGGACAGGGATGTACCTCCG GAGACACTGCAGGTTGACGAAGACGAAAGGCCTGAGCTTCCCTGGTGGAAGTGTAAGAAGTGGGCCCTCCACATCCTGGCCCGACTCTTTGAGAG GTATGGCAGCCCTGGCAACACAACCAAAGAGTACACAGAATTTGCTGAACTTTTCCTCAAGGGTTACGCTGTGGCTGCTCAGCAG GTGCTGCTGAAGGTCTTGTATCAGTATAAGGAGATGCATTACGTAGCACCCAGAGTTCTGCAGCAGACCTTGAACTACATTAACCAAGGTATTGCCCATGCCGTCACCTGGAAAAACCTAAAGCCTCACATTCAG GGCATCATTCAGGACGTGGTCTTCCCACTCATGTGTTACACAGACAGTGATGAGGAGCTGTGGCAGGAGGACCCTTATGAGTATATACGCATGAAGTTTG ATGTGTTTGAGGACTTCATCTCGCCAACCACGGCCGCTCAGACCCTGCTCTACACTGCTTGCAACAAAAGGAAAGAA GTGTTGCAAAAGACTATGGGCTTCTGTTATCAGATCCTCACTGAACCCACTTCAGATCCCCGCAAGAAAGACGGTGCCCTTCACATGATTGGCTCCCTGGCTGAGATACTTCTCAAG AAAAAGATCTACAAAGACCAGATGGAGTTTATGCTGCAGAACCATGTCTTCCCCCTTTTCCACAGTGAGCTTGGTTACATGAGAGCAAGG GCCTGTTGGGTCCTACATTACTTTTGTGAAGTCAAGTTTAAGAGTGACCAGAACCTACAAACAGCGCTGCAGCTGACCCGTCTCTGCCTCATCAATGACAACGAGATGCCTGTCAAAGTGGAGGCGGCAATTGCCCTGCAGGTTCTCATCAGCAATCAAGAGAAAG CCAAAGAATACATAACCCCCTTCATCCGGCCAGTGATGCAGGCTCTCCTCACCATTGTGCGCGAGACGGAGAATGATGATCTCACCAATGTGATTCAGAAGATGATCTGCGAGTACAGTGAAGAAGTGACCCCCATTGCTGTGGAAATGACCCAGCATCTG GCCATGACCTTCAACCAGGTGATCCAGACAGGCCCTGATGAAGAAGGGGGTGATGACAAGGCAGTAACAGCCATGGGCATCCTGAACACTATTGACACACTCCTCAGTGTGGTGGAGGACCATAAAGAG ATCACGCAACAATTGGAGGGAATTTGCCTGCAGGTGATCGGCACAGTGCTGCAGCAGCATGTCCTAG AGTTCTATGAAGAGATCCTGTCCCTGGCTCACAGTCTGACGTGTCAGCAGGTGTCTCCACAGATGTGGCAGCTCCTCCCTCTGGTGTTTGAAGTCTTCCAACAGGATGGTTTTGATTACTTCACAG ACATGATGCCACTCCTTCACAACTATGTTACAGTCGACACAGACACACTTCTGTCTGACACTAAGTACCTTGAAATAATCTACAGCATGTGCAAAAAG GTATTAGCAGGTGATCCAGGAGAGGATCCAGAGTGTCATGCTGCCAAGCTTTTGGAAGTCATCATACTCCAGTGCAAAGGGCGTGGTATTGACCAG GTGGTGCCCTTGTTTGTAACCACAGCGCTGGAACGTTTGACACGGGAAGTCAAGACAAGCGAGCTAAGGACCATGTGTCTGCAGGTGGCCATCGCTGCCTTGTACTACAGCCCTCCTCTGCTGCTCAACACCCTGGAGAACCTACGCTTCCCCAACAACACTGAGCCTATCACCAACCACTTCATCTCCCAGTGGCTCAAAGACATTGACTGCTTCCTTGG GCTTCACGATAGAAAGATGTGTGTTTTGGGGTTGTGCGCTTTAATGGATCTAGAGCAAAGGCCGCAGGCCATCAACCAAGTTGCTGGTCAGCTCCTTCCTGCTGCCATCCTTCTTTTCAATGGCCTGAAGAGGGCCTATGCCTGCAGGGCTGAGCATGAGAATGaggatgacgatgatgatgaagatgctgaagaggaggatgagaacG CTGAACTTGGAAGCGATGAGGATGACATTGATGAGGAAGGCCAGGAATACCTTGAAATGTTAGCCAAACAAGCAGGAGAGGATGGTGATGATGAGGACTGGGAGGAAGACGATGCAGAAGAGACTGCACTAGAGGGTTACACCACATCGGTCGATGATGAGGAAAACCCTGTCGACGAGTACCAGATCTTCAAAGCCATATTACAAA ACCTCCAGACCCGTGATCCCTCATGGTACCAGGCACTCACCCAGGCTCTTGATGAAGAGCAGGGCAAACAGCTCCAGGACATTGCAACTCTTGCAGATCAGAGACGAGCAGCACATG AATCAAAGATGATTGAGAAGCATGGGGGATACAAGTTCACAGCCCCAGTGGTGCCATCCAGTTTCAACTTTGGAGGCAATGCTCCTGGAATGAATTGA